A genomic stretch from Candidatus Methanosuratincola sp. includes:
- a CDS encoding TIGR00303 family protein: MKADNIIFGYNEDRCRDFIGRIEGTRPLFACVIASTETAKIPGLSAAGAMPEITDYTPPADVELLFYGKCRSIDGVPVTPDGIPTPALITMSAIKLSGMPFFVVNGGLRVLPKVPFIDVGGSPGKDIRSGRAVENPSEVYERSILIGRQLSKLADYLVVGESIPGGTTTALSTLLAMGVDARGKVSSSMPNNPHDLKLRVVEDALGAAGISFGSLERDPFRAISSVGDPMMPAAAGLIVGAAERVPVIMAGGTQMCAVLKVIQSISPSVLENLAIGTTRWILEDKTSDIREILSKIAPVPVLAANLDFSLSKYRGLRAYELGVAKEGVGAGGASITALLMPRGSVTKDSLLREIEVNYGMLTNASPN, encoded by the coding sequence GTGAAGGCCGATAATATAATCTTCGGATACAATGAGGATAGGTGCCGGGATTTCATAGGCAGGATTGAGGGGACCAGGCCGCTTTTTGCTTGCGTCATTGCGTCTACAGAGACCGCAAAGATACCGGGCCTCTCAGCAGCCGGAGCAATGCCTGAGATCACAGATTACACGCCCCCCGCAGATGTCGAGCTCCTCTTTTACGGAAAGTGCCGGAGCATAGACGGTGTCCCTGTCACACCAGACGGAATCCCGACGCCCGCCCTGATCACAATGTCGGCCATCAAACTTTCAGGAATGCCTTTTTTTGTAGTTAACGGGGGCCTCAGGGTCTTGCCTAAGGTGCCGTTTATAGATGTCGGGGGCAGCCCTGGAAAAGACATCAGATCCGGCAGGGCGGTCGAAAACCCAAGTGAGGTTTATGAGAGATCGATCCTGATTGGGAGACAGTTGTCGAAGCTTGCTGATTACCTGGTGGTTGGGGAGAGCATACCAGGGGGGACGACCACCGCGCTTTCGACCCTCTTGGCAATGGGCGTCGATGCCAGAGGAAAAGTCAGCAGCAGCATGCCGAATAACCCGCACGACCTCAAGCTGAGGGTAGTTGAAGACGCACTGGGTGCGGCTGGCATTTCCTTTGGATCCTTGGAGAGAGACCCCTTCAGGGCAATCTCATCCGTCGGCGATCCGATGATGCCTGCTGCGGCGGGCTTGATCGTCGGTGCTGCGGAGAGGGTACCTGTCATCATGGCTGGCGGCACCCAAATGTGCGCCGTGCTCAAGGTGATACAGTCCATCTCGCCGAGTGTTTTGGAGAACCTTGCAATAGGCACTACGAGGTGGATTCTGGAGGACAAGACCTCGGACATTAGGGAGATCTTATCGAAGATTGCACCAGTTCCTGTACTCGCCGCAAACCTCGATTTCTCGCTCTCGAAATACCGCGGCCTCAGGGCTTACGAACTAGGCGTGGCAAAGGAGGGCGTAGGTGCAGGAGGGGCGAGCATAACCGCATTGTTGATGCCGAGGGGCTCAGTCACAAAAGACTCTTTATTGAGGGAGATCGAGGTTAACTATGGGATGCTGACAAATGCCTCCCCCAATTGA
- a CDS encoding radical SAM protein, whose product MATTYLVPHDVPLIGAIPFGVIDRGTNVIQVRPSTACPLNCIFCSTDAGPRSTMRGAEYIVDLDHLLEWFKSVASMKGKGVEAHIDTVGDPLTYPRISDLVHGLSSIKGVEVVSIQTHGHLLSERLLEDLGAAGLSRINLSLDALDPDLARDLSGTGSYSPDRVMGMAEYAVKNTEIDVLVAPVWVNPINTHELDRLIAWAKGLGAGKRWPPLGIQKCERHKFGRKDRRIRYISWYAFYEHLRKLEGRHGVKLVLKPSDFGIRKTRAVRNPYRRGDRVKARIVGPGWLKGERLAVDAGGTRLITVVGGDEGIGEKIDVRLLRVKDNILVGKPA is encoded by the coding sequence TTGGCAACGACGTACCTAGTACCCCATGACGTGCCGCTTATAGGGGCGATCCCGTTCGGTGTGATAGACAGGGGCACGAATGTCATACAGGTCAGGCCTTCAACAGCTTGCCCGCTGAACTGCATATTCTGTTCCACCGACGCAGGGCCGAGGTCAACGATGAGGGGCGCAGAGTACATCGTGGATCTCGACCACCTGCTTGAATGGTTCAAGTCCGTAGCCAGCATGAAGGGGAAGGGTGTCGAGGCCCATATCGACACTGTCGGGGATCCCCTCACTTACCCAAGAATTTCAGATTTGGTCCACGGGCTGTCGTCTATTAAGGGGGTCGAAGTGGTATCGATCCAGACCCACGGCCACCTCCTGAGCGAGAGGCTCCTCGAAGACCTCGGGGCTGCAGGACTCTCCAGGATCAACCTCTCCCTGGACGCATTGGACCCGGACCTGGCTAGGGACCTCTCCGGGACAGGGTCATACTCGCCTGACAGGGTAATGGGAATGGCGGAGTATGCCGTAAAGAACACGGAGATCGACGTACTGGTTGCCCCGGTCTGGGTCAATCCGATAAACACGCACGAGCTCGATCGCCTGATCGCGTGGGCAAAGGGCCTGGGTGCGGGCAAGAGGTGGCCGCCCCTCGGGATACAGAAGTGTGAGAGGCACAAGTTTGGCAGGAAGGACCGGAGAATAAGGTACATCAGCTGGTACGCGTTCTACGAACACCTCAGGAAACTGGAGGGGAGGCACGGGGTGAAGCTGGTCCTGAAGCCCTCCGACTTCGGGATAAGGAAAACGCGGGCGGTGAGGAACCCATATCGGCGTGGGGACAGGGTAAAGGCAAGGATAGTCGGGCCCGGCTGGCTGAAGGGCGAGAGGCTTGCAGTGGACGCAGGCGGCACGAGGCTGATCACCGTGGTCGGAGGAGACGAGGGGATAGGGGAAAAAATAGACGTGAGGCTCCTCAGGGTCAAGGACAATATCCTGGTCGGAAAGCCGGCCTAA
- the cbiS gene encoding bifunctional adenosylcobinamide hydrolase/alpha-ribazole phosphatase CbiS: MKRTLFDGVEARLSQEAIVVESRNPLKILSSAPVKGGLRLCSRIVNLKVDKNFCEDPEEHFRSWASPLGFEDAVCLMTAADLTKAEVVERHGEVHVVVIVTAGVSNATSIGDRFPVEPSGTINIIILVDQALTEGCMANIIMSATEAKCKALSYLDVRSTASKELATGTSSDAILVASASNGEPMKYAGSATELGRLVGECVEEAVRRAVIKHDGLIPHRPLLSRLRERGITVESLVETAMEMYVPHPKFKKERAMKIFEKHLLEALSDANISALVMAALRMNEDGERGLLPGIDKISFEGDPVYLVADEIIGISIALQLAGYYGLFEFYRFDRKKPGILKRLPPFVDDAIGALIAGASSRMYSDMLKGRGH, encoded by the coding sequence ATGAAACGTACTTTGTTTGATGGCGTCGAGGCAAGATTGAGCCAAGAGGCTATAGTTGTCGAATCTAGAAACCCGCTAAAAATATTGAGCTCTGCGCCGGTAAAAGGCGGTCTCCGCCTCTGCTCAAGGATAGTGAACCTGAAAGTGGACAAGAATTTCTGCGAGGATCCGGAGGAGCACTTCAGGTCTTGGGCAAGCCCTCTTGGGTTTGAAGATGCCGTCTGCCTAATGACCGCAGCAGACTTGACAAAAGCAGAGGTCGTCGAGAGGCATGGTGAGGTTCATGTAGTCGTCATTGTGACTGCAGGCGTATCCAACGCAACTTCCATAGGCGACAGATTCCCAGTGGAGCCCTCTGGAACAATAAACATCATAATACTCGTTGACCAGGCTCTCACGGAAGGGTGCATGGCAAACATAATCATGTCGGCAACCGAGGCCAAGTGCAAGGCACTATCTTATCTGGACGTCAGGAGCACTGCAAGCAAAGAATTGGCCACTGGGACGTCATCAGACGCCATCCTTGTGGCATCCGCCTCCAATGGAGAACCCATGAAATACGCCGGTTCAGCCACTGAGCTCGGCAGGCTCGTTGGGGAGTGCGTCGAAGAGGCTGTGAGGAGGGCTGTGATAAAACACGACGGACTGATCCCGCATCGCCCCCTCCTCTCTAGACTCAGAGAACGCGGGATAACTGTTGAGAGCCTAGTCGAGACGGCGATGGAGATGTACGTCCCACATCCGAAGTTCAAGAAGGAGAGGGCGATGAAGATCTTTGAAAAGCATCTCCTTGAGGCACTGTCGGACGCAAACATCTCCGCCCTAGTGATGGCAGCACTCAGGATGAACGAGGATGGGGAGAGGGGCCTGCTGCCAGGTATTGATAAGATCTCCTTCGAGGGCGACCCCGTCTATCTGGTTGCAGACGAAATAATAGGCATATCGATCGCCCTCCAGCTGGCAGGCTATTACGGCCTATTTGAGTTCTACAGGTTCGACAGGAAGAAGCCAGGCATCCTGAAAAGGCTCCCGCCCTTCGTCGACGACGCCATTGGCGCGCTCATAGCTGGCGCCTCCAGCCGCATGTACTCAGATATGCTAAAGGGAAGGGGGCATTGA
- a CDS encoding HAD-IA family hydrolase translates to MSAVKAVLFDMDNTLMDFVYAQVGACRAVASRLGNGNGVDLLNLFIRSHGQYESHSVIADYMASIGVYDFDLYFECCEIYDLTKLELIRPYDGVETMLATLKIMGVKTALVTNARRANAVIRLERAGLREYFDVLVTADDTESVKPDPRHLEVALNLLGVRAEEALFVGDSIQRDVKAAKRIGMKAAYARYGDCNFFEARDETPDFFLCSPMEVLNLLELNASEADLHSGLKESLATQSRAFDFQAQGRS, encoded by the coding sequence TTGAGCGCGGTAAAGGCAGTCCTCTTTGACATGGACAACACACTTATGGATTTCGTCTACGCCCAGGTCGGTGCCTGCAGGGCGGTAGCATCGAGGCTAGGGAATGGAAACGGGGTGGATCTCCTGAACCTATTCATCAGGAGCCACGGACAGTATGAGAGCCACTCGGTGATCGCGGATTACATGGCAAGCATCGGCGTATATGATTTCGACCTCTACTTCGAGTGCTGCGAGATCTACGACCTTACCAAGCTTGAGCTGATTCGACCTTATGATGGGGTTGAGACGATGCTCGCAACACTGAAGATAATGGGAGTAAAAACCGCCCTGGTCACGAATGCCAGGAGAGCGAATGCAGTCATCAGGCTGGAAAGGGCAGGACTCAGGGAGTACTTTGATGTGCTGGTGACCGCGGACGACACCGAATCTGTGAAGCCAGACCCCCGGCACCTAGAAGTGGCATTGAACCTCCTGGGCGTCAGAGCTGAAGAGGCGCTTTTTGTAGGCGACAGCATACAGCGGGATGTGAAGGCAGCGAAGCGGATAGGCATGAAGGCCGCCTACGCAAGGTATGGGGACTGTAACTTCTTTGAGGCAAGGGATGAAACACCCGATTTCTTCCTGTGTAGCCCGATGGAGGTATTGAACTTGTTAGAGTTGAATGCAAGCGAGGCTGATCTTCATTCGGGCCTGAAAGAAAGCCTGGCTACCCAGTCGCGTGCATTCGATTTCCAAGCTCAAGGACGCTCTTGA
- a CDS encoding DUF6293 family protein: MSQNISPGGFPERVHIAPVGFEIDRVVLPFIRMKGERIHLIVRQDSNARGTNCLERIVEDLERAQKPYRIHKAELDLLKLIYTCRKIIEGELDSGNHVFVNISSGGSIQGVACHFATLTFKKGVSAYYAYPEKYIEIVDPNRAQNSAGLSKIEIVPHYSIDLPTQEEISFLSLVGQLRDPKKSMLLRMCLENGLFSVEGKSKPYGHVILESRYIRPLVEKELLVVDGRGRNSKVRLTEKGKNTLLINGSDVQTIN, translated from the coding sequence ATGTCTCAAAACATCTCCCCCGGAGGTTTTCCAGAGAGGGTCCACATAGCGCCCGTTGGATTCGAGATCGACAGGGTCGTTCTACCGTTCATAAGGATGAAGGGCGAGAGGATACACCTGATCGTGAGGCAGGATAGTAATGCGAGGGGGACAAACTGCCTAGAGAGGATAGTGGAAGACCTTGAGAGGGCCCAGAAGCCCTACCGGATCCACAAGGCAGAGCTAGACCTCCTCAAGCTTATCTACACCTGCAGGAAGATAATAGAGGGAGAGCTGGATTCAGGAAACCATGTGTTTGTAAACATATCATCGGGCGGATCCATCCAGGGCGTTGCCTGCCACTTCGCTACACTAACATTCAAGAAAGGGGTTAGCGCCTACTACGCGTACCCAGAAAAATACATCGAAATTGTTGACCCAAACAGGGCGCAGAACTCAGCAGGCCTCTCCAAGATCGAAATTGTCCCCCACTACTCGATAGACCTCCCCACACAGGAGGAGATTTCTTTCCTGTCCCTTGTGGGCCAGTTAAGGGATCCGAAGAAGAGCATGTTGCTGAGGATGTGCCTTGAGAATGGCCTCTTTTCGGTCGAGGGCAAGTCCAAGCCATACGGGCACGTAATACTCGAGAGCAGGTACATAAGACCACTTGTGGAAAAGGAGCTGTTGGTCGTAGATGGGAGGGGAAGAAACAGCAAGGTGCGGTTGACCGAGAAGGGGAAGAACACCTTACTGATCAATGGCTCCGACGTCCAAACAATTAATTAA
- the cobS gene encoding adenosylcobinamide-GDP ribazoletransferase, with the protein MKTGLLSGFRSVLSFLTILPFGSGTIEEMAKYAFYFPIAGAFIGIISGSAGLALFNFLDPSLAGWFTLFVLLLLTGFNHIDGVLDLGDALMVRGSRERRLEILHDRHHGIGGYAAMFFLLVLTGSVLSLLGRSIFLSLLVTETLGKFSMLVAGGLGRPYPKGIGGIFISKLKGELFKNITLGIAAVLIVIFVSCDPLSAGILLVASIIFPALLTLYLQSVFGYITGDMLGCTSELTRLLALLILYALSGVSP; encoded by the coding sequence TTGAAGACGGGGCTGCTCAGCGGTTTCAGGTCGGTACTTTCATTCCTTACAATCCTGCCCTTTGGATCAGGGACGATCGAGGAGATGGCAAAATATGCCTTCTACTTCCCTATCGCCGGCGCCTTCATAGGCATTATCAGCGGTAGCGCTGGTCTAGCACTATTTAACTTCCTCGACCCCAGTCTCGCAGGATGGTTTACGCTCTTTGTACTGCTCCTACTGACCGGATTCAACCACATCGACGGGGTTCTGGACCTCGGCGATGCCCTCATGGTCAGGGGGTCTAGGGAGCGGCGCCTCGAAATACTCCACGACAGGCACCATGGCATCGGCGGCTATGCCGCCATGTTCTTTCTGCTCGTTTTGACTGGATCGGTGCTGTCGCTGCTCGGCCGCTCAATATTTCTTTCCCTCTTGGTTACAGAGACGCTCGGCAAGTTTTCAATGCTGGTCGCAGGTGGGTTGGGCAGACCGTATCCGAAAGGGATAGGTGGCATATTCATCTCGAAACTGAAGGGTGAGCTTTTTAAAAATATTACATTGGGTATAGCCGCCGTCCTCATCGTAATCTTCGTCTCATGCGACCCGCTGAGCGCTGGGATCTTGCTAGTAGCCTCGATCATTTTCCCAGCCCTCTTGACCTTATACCTCCAGAGTGTCTTTGGGTATATCACGGGCGATATGCTCGGGTGCACGAGCGAGCTTACGCGACTTCTGGCACTGCTGATTCTCTACGCCCTCTCGGGTGTTTCTCCATGA
- a CDS encoding cobalamin biosynthesis protein, which yields MPSMTDALIVLWLALLIDLLFGEPPRQLHLTVWAGKSIEMIEPSFRKIFKDERVGGTALALSLIAIFVLFVSFLSAISAFSWPVYILVSAFFLKMAFALKCMFRHVEPIAKGLDSDLASSRKSLSMVVRRETAALDKRLVASGAIETVAEGFVDGFLSPVFYYCILGLPGAVAYRVINTLDSMVGYRNAQYLRFGWFSAKLDTLANYIPSRLTPLIFALSAWILKLDWRSAFRFCRSYHALTSSVNAGWPMSSMAGALRVRLEKPGCYALGEEIEPLSSEKIRASLAVYGVSALATSLIFSSLLLIGGIVYETYFV from the coding sequence ATGCCTTCCATGACTGACGCGCTGATCGTGCTCTGGCTAGCCCTCCTGATCGATTTGCTGTTTGGCGAGCCGCCCCGGCAGCTCCACCTGACCGTGTGGGCGGGCAAATCAATCGAGATGATTGAACCTTCATTCAGGAAGATCTTCAAGGACGAACGGGTCGGAGGGACAGCATTGGCCCTCTCTTTGATAGCTATATTCGTATTGTTCGTATCCTTCCTATCAGCAATATCGGCATTCAGCTGGCCAGTTTACATCCTGGTCTCTGCTTTTTTTCTGAAGATGGCGTTTGCATTGAAATGCATGTTCAGACACGTCGAGCCGATAGCAAAGGGACTCGACTCCGACTTGGCGTCCTCGAGGAAAAGTCTCTCCATGGTGGTTCGGAGGGAGACTGCTGCTCTTGATAAGCGCCTTGTCGCCTCAGGTGCTATCGAGACCGTGGCTGAGGGATTTGTTGACGGGTTCTTGTCCCCAGTCTTCTACTACTGCATCTTGGGGTTGCCTGGCGCTGTGGCTTACAGGGTCATAAACACGCTGGACTCTATGGTCGGGTACAGGAACGCCCAGTACCTCAGATTCGGCTGGTTCTCCGCAAAGCTCGACACATTGGCAAACTACATACCGTCAAGACTGACGCCCCTGATCTTTGCGCTCTCAGCTTGGATCCTCAAGCTCGACTGGAGGTCAGCATTCCGTTTCTGCAGGAGTTACCATGCCTTAACCTCGAGCGTCAATGCAGGGTGGCCCATGTCGTCGATGGCAGGCGCGCTGAGGGTTAGGCTTGAGAAACCAGGGTGCTACGCCCTCGGAGAAGAGATCGAACCCTTGTCCTCGGAGAAGATCAGGGCGTCACTGGCAGTCTACGGGGTCTCCGCACTTGCCACCTCGCTGATATTCTCATCTTTGTTGCTCATAGGGGGAATCGTATATGAAACGTACTTTGTTTGA
- a CDS encoding DUF2284 domain-containing protein, whose amino-acid sequence MSEDENGEKLAELCKVAVKLGADDARIIKSEDVVVRNWVRLKCQYGCDEYGRTLACPPFTPTPDEFRRILAEYRRGIIVRMTPPDLKGFSLFCHDLMYRLEREAFLMGYFKAIGFATDGCPYCEECNLESCIHPEKMRPSMEGCGIDVFTTVSRAGYTIGVFRDRSAKPSFYGLLLVE is encoded by the coding sequence TTGTCCGAAGATGAAAATGGAGAGAAGCTAGCCGAATTGTGCAAAGTCGCTGTGAAGCTGGGTGCGGACGATGCAAGAATCATCAAGTCCGAAGACGTAGTCGTCAGGAACTGGGTAAGGCTCAAATGTCAGTACGGCTGTGACGAGTATGGCAGGACGCTGGCATGCCCGCCTTTCACGCCGACACCAGATGAGTTCAGGAGGATCCTCGCCGAGTACAGGCGCGGGATCATTGTCAGGATGACGCCGCCTGACCTGAAGGGGTTCTCCTTATTCTGCCACGACCTGATGTATAGGCTGGAGCGCGAGGCGTTCCTTATGGGGTACTTCAAGGCAATAGGTTTTGCCACAGACGGCTGCCCTTATTGCGAGGAGTGCAATCTAGAGTCGTGCATCCACCCGGAGAAAATGAGACCCTCGATGGAGGGGTGCGGCATCGACGTATTTACCACGGTATCGAGGGCAGGCTACACGATCGGCGTCTTCAGGGACAGGAGTGCCAAGCCCTCGTTCTACGGACTCCTTCTGGTCGAGTAG
- a CDS encoding aminotransferase class I/II-fold pyridoxal phosphate-dependent enzyme, whose translation MISTPVASHGGDALEVSKKLGLPLDSILDFSLNVNPYGPPPAVYDAIMTYAPQIRFYPERSYSRLKSSVARFLGIGEECVILGSGGTELIHSILARFVRGGPVVIPLPSFSEYEAAASALGLDMRLVNPVGLNVDLGSTLGLVKEGIAKCVILCNPNNPTGEMLDLRVLKELIDTAEEEGTVVLVDEAYLDLCQDSERLTLAPAVNEFRNLFVLRSLTKPFGFPGLRVGYALCSPAAARKFESTAISWRIGVLEEAAAVSALEDGGFLPESKKKILLEKQKLIDGICSIKGLRPVESKTNFMMVDVSGAGLSPRNLRWRLLSYGVLVRELGSVKGLPGKFIRICVRRPDENRILLEALRNVIGSLDKIYPHNVSCNGKKCHGKVDDCRLCFCPFYPCLDNTTGGSFVKRENGGVVWGCKDCVWVHRPEVADALLDGLSRIDARSDDPETILNVRRRVLEACLP comes from the coding sequence ATGATTTCCACCCCTGTCGCAAGTCACGGTGGAGACGCCCTCGAAGTGAGCAAAAAGCTTGGGCTGCCTCTGGATTCAATCCTGGATTTCAGCCTAAACGTCAACCCCTATGGCCCGCCTCCCGCTGTGTACGACGCGATCATGACGTATGCCCCTCAGATACGCTTCTATCCGGAGAGATCCTACAGCAGACTGAAATCCTCGGTCGCACGCTTCCTGGGGATTGGTGAGGAATGCGTGATCTTGGGGTCAGGAGGCACCGAGCTGATACACTCCATACTCGCAAGGTTCGTCCGGGGTGGTCCGGTGGTCATACCCCTCCCGTCCTTCAGCGAATACGAGGCTGCGGCTTCGGCACTCGGTTTGGATATGCGGCTCGTCAACCCTGTCGGCTTGAATGTTGACCTCGGGTCTACGCTGGGGCTTGTCAAAGAGGGAATCGCCAAGTGCGTGATCCTCTGCAACCCCAACAACCCGACAGGGGAGATGTTGGATCTCCGAGTTCTCAAGGAACTGATCGATACTGCCGAGGAGGAAGGCACAGTAGTTTTGGTCGATGAAGCGTACCTCGACCTCTGCCAGGACTCAGAGCGCCTGACCCTTGCGCCAGCAGTGAATGAGTTTCGTAACCTGTTTGTTCTGAGGTCGCTGACGAAGCCTTTTGGGTTCCCAGGTCTGAGGGTCGGCTACGCTCTCTGCAGCCCTGCGGCAGCGAGGAAGTTCGAGTCAACCGCAATCAGTTGGCGGATAGGGGTGCTCGAAGAGGCAGCCGCTGTTTCGGCTCTGGAGGATGGGGGCTTCCTGCCGGAGTCCAAGAAGAAGATACTCCTCGAAAAGCAGAAGCTGATCGATGGGATATGTTCGATAAAAGGCCTCCGTCCCGTCGAGTCGAAAACGAACTTCATGATGGTCGACGTCTCAGGGGCGGGCCTCTCACCAAGGAACCTTAGGTGGCGGTTACTTTCCTACGGCGTCTTGGTAAGGGAACTGGGCTCTGTGAAGGGACTGCCTGGGAAATTCATCAGGATCTGTGTCAGGCGTCCTGACGAGAACCGGATACTCTTGGAGGCGCTGAGGAACGTGATCGGTTCGCTCGACAAGATATACCCGCACAACGTGAGCTGCAATGGGAAGAAATGTCATGGGAAGGTGGACGACTGCAGGCTTTGTTTCTGCCCCTTTTACCCGTGCCTCGACAATACTACCGGCGGGTCTTTCGTAAAAAGGGAGAACGGAGGGGTTGTCTGGGGGTGCAAGGATTGCGTCTGGGTTCACCGCCCAGAGGTCGCTGACGCTCTGTTGGACGGGCTTTCGCGTATAGATGCAAGGTCAGATGATCCTGAAACAATCCTGAATGTGAGGAGGAGGGTACTGGAAGCATGCCTTCCATGA
- the msrB gene encoding peptide-methionine (R)-S-oxide reductase MsrB: MKVKKSEAEWKKSLTPEQYRILRRGETELPFTGELLHNKEEGVYRCAGCGNPLFLSSEKFDSGSGWPSFRDAIEGSLEYLRDTSHGMDRVEVRCSMCGGHLGHVFDDGPPPKGKRYCINSAAMRFEKKH; the protein is encoded by the coding sequence TTGAAGGTAAAAAAGAGCGAAGCCGAGTGGAAAAAATCCTTGACCCCCGAGCAGTACCGGATCCTCAGGAGGGGAGAGACCGAACTGCCTTTCACAGGCGAGCTCCTCCATAACAAGGAGGAGGGCGTGTACAGGTGCGCCGGCTGTGGCAACCCTTTGTTCCTCTCCTCAGAGAAGTTCGACTCAGGGTCAGGCTGGCCGAGCTTTCGGGACGCGATAGAGGGATCACTCGAGTATTTGCGGGACACAAGCCATGGGATGGATAGGGTGGAGGTCAGGTGCAGTATGTGCGGGGGCCACCTCGGTCACGTCTTTGACGACGGTCCGCCGCCGAAGGGGAAGCGTTACTGCATAAACTCTGCCGCTATGAGGTTCGAGAAAAAGCATTAG
- a CDS encoding NTP transferase domain-containing protein — protein MRFMGLVMAGGKGSRLNASVEKPMLCVGKTPMVVRVINSLRRSPSICKVYVTVSQHTPKTKSHVLSLKGTSVIDTPGLEYHADMRYAIKELGGGCFVVVSADLPLLAPRTIEAVVRAYKARGKPSLAVVAPLQLFAEMGLNPTWVLEIGGEKFVPCGINVVDGTAIDEPYIEESFFVADDPSVCVNVNTLHDLSIAEKLINTRTDKPSL, from the coding sequence ATGAGGTTCATGGGTCTAGTGATGGCGGGAGGAAAGGGGAGCCGGCTCAATGCATCTGTCGAAAAACCTATGTTGTGCGTTGGGAAGACGCCAATGGTTGTGCGCGTTATCAATTCTCTGAGGAGATCTCCTTCCATCTGCAAGGTTTACGTGACCGTCTCCCAGCACACTCCAAAGACTAAAAGCCACGTCCTTTCTCTTAAGGGAACATCGGTAATTGACACGCCTGGTCTGGAATACCATGCCGACATGCGGTATGCAATAAAGGAGTTGGGTGGAGGGTGCTTCGTTGTGGTCTCTGCGGATCTCCCGCTCTTGGCTCCAAGAACCATAGAGGCGGTTGTAAGGGCCTACAAAGCACGAGGAAAGCCTTCATTGGCTGTGGTAGCCCCCCTGCAACTGTTCGCAGAAATGGGTCTGAATCCGACGTGGGTCCTAGAGATCGGGGGAGAGAAGTTTGTGCCTTGCGGTATCAATGTAGTGGACGGCACGGCAATCGATGAGCCTTACATAGAGGAAAGTTTCTTTGTAGCGGACGATCCCTCTGTATGCGTCAATGTAAACACCTTGCACGACCTTTCTATAGCCGAAAAACTCATAAATACTAGGACGGATAAACCATCCTTATAG